GACCACAAATGTGTCCTACACCAAAACCTCTAGCCTGAAATGACAAGGGTGAGGGGAGACCAATAAAAACTAAAGgtcacaaacacaacaaataaatacacaagGAGACAAAAGTGGCAGCAATACACAGACACTCAGATACACATTCAAATGCTGAACAATAAGACATGCATACTATCACAGATTAAGGACGCAGTGCTGTACAGGGAGCTGAAAGCCTTTCCCTGCATTTATGTACCATGTCATTAAATCCTCTCTGTCTAATGCTTACTGCTTAAAAAAGGCATAGCGAGCAGACCATACCCAGCTGTATAATATCATCAAGGGGCTTATAACACTGCTGATAAATCTATTACTGCCAAAGATTTATCAGCATAATTCCCTCAAAACTCCGCCACAGCATATACTCTCAAATACGTAGTCGGGAACTGACTACAAGCAACCCTGAGCGGTTTCGCCCAGTCAGCGTCATCCCAATCACATGCATATGGTTAAAGGTACTCATCTTGGAAGAAGAAGAATGGCAATGTGTTATTTGTAAAGGTAGATAAACGTATGGAATACAACACTTATTGAAAggaattattgattttttttctcagttCAAAGGCTGGACAGAGGCATAATGCGGATGATCTTGTAGCCACCGTTTAATATCCAATGGCGAATCACTTGATGTGGACGCAGCACAGTACAGAATTGTGCATTGCAAAACCCTGACAGGTTGAAATATTGTGTTTCAATCGTTCTTCAACACCCATCATTTGTGACACACATTAAGGGTAGCAAAAATTGTTCTATTACAGATAGACGTTTCTGAATAGCTGCAGGCACCTCTTGGGTATATTCAGGGATAAAATTGCAGAAAGATTGTGCATTGCTACTTTAGCCCTGTCCTTTTCCCACAATTCACAGTAAAACTGCTCACAATGTCTTTCTTACTGGTTTAGATTTAGTCATTATGCCACTCACTTGCCGATCCATGTACAGGCCTGTAGTAATTGAGCAAAATCCAAACGGCAACCAGAATGATTTTAAATCACACCGGAATACCAAGACGGTGCTTCTTTTTCTTTACAGACTTGAGCCCTGTGATTCTTCGTACATCGTCATCACCATCTGAATCCTCCATCTCGTCATCTGCGGAGAACAGGATCTGAGCAGcaaaggagaaaatgagaaaatgaCAGCTCAAATGTGCCGGTGATGTTGATTACATTTCTTACAACAATTCTCACCGCAAGTGAAATACTCCCTTCTTTGTCATTTTACCAGTGCTATTGCCATGTAAAATGGATAACATTCTCCATCAAACCTGACTGAGATCTGACTCTTGGAAAACATGCAGATGTGACAGCGTGATTCTAGTCGACACCTAGAAGTGGCATGTGGATGGAAATGCTAAACTTGCGATGATTGAGGAGTACGCGTCTTGTTGTTGTAACCATCAATTTTTCAAAGCTTCCTGCTCACATGACTTACCTTGTCTATCACCAGTGACACAGTTGAACAGCGAGCTAGtttaatgctgggttcacatcaaacgcgaattaagcgatttgcacgagtaaattacatacaaagtaaaTGCAAAGACACGTATAGACACGAACTCACGGCAGGCGATGCGATTGACTCGAATCAGGCGGCGCGAACACTtgtcaatctcgtcttccgcgaaggttgaaaatatttgtcagatcgcgtcactcacgcgaaaataactaATTTTCCCACGAGTAATAAAGAgtgtggaacgcgattgttcgcgtttggtgtgaacccagcataaagGATATGCATTTATTTACCAGACGTTATTGGTCAAATAAAAGCCAGTCAATTATTGAGAACACCCAAGCACAAATCCTCTATTTGTTTAAGTAATCTGTCTTACTTTGAAAATCCTGTGTACCCAGAGGTAATAACCGGATGTGCTAATATTTTGTGTACTGGAACGTACAGTATAGAACACTGTAAACGGCACGCCTGTTTCATTCAATTATGAACTCACAGGCTTGCCATATTTACAGAGACTTCAAATTTAAAGTGTTGGGAAGGTTTATAAAAATGGTGAGGAAACTCCAACATTAATCGAGAAAGAGTTTCAACTGAGAGGGAAAAGTGTGTTTACAAAAAGACGTCCAAGTCTGGATTCAAATCCAAATCAAAAGACTTtgtgttgtattaaaatagttttatacaTTCCAAATGTCACAATTTGTGTTACTTTGatttattaaatgtgtttataaaatgaGTTTTATTCAACTTCcaatataaatgtgaaatttacAAGTCTCTTTTTTGGCAGCTGCAATGTGTCAATCATAAATATGATTTAGACTTGCGGTGTTACAGAGTAAAAATCATCTAATGGCTGTCACATGAAATCAAATCAAGCGTAACTTACTTCTGATTCAGAATCATCGTGTGACAGAGCACGTCTGTAGCGCACTTTACTGTTGCCACGAGGATCATCTTCTGCCTCCCTCTCCTCCAGTTTGGCTTTTGTTCTGCCCTTCTTCATTAGGAAGTTATCTACTACCCAGAACATCAGAGCCTGGATATAGCCCAACACACACAGCGATTAATCTATAGTATGTAACTACATATTGTACAGTTTACCTGTAATGTAGACTGAAACAAGCATCAGGTCATTTATCTGCATAATAGAAATactgaatatttaaaaactacatttaaagctgcaattcataACTTGTCTCTTTATCGCCATCCCTGTTAGAAACTTAAAATTGCACATCAAATGGACATTTCCCACaacatttttcttaatttataaatcattattataaggtAAGGTAAGTagactgatttttttatttacggATTTACGGACAACTTTAAAATGGACTCTTTGTAAATTAATCATGTACTTTTTTAATCAATGCAAGGAGTAATTATATGTTAACCAACACATGAGTATGTCTTTAACAAGATGGTCACTTACGTTCACAAAAAACGGGACAATTAGCATGACAATAGCTAGTTCCAGATGAGGGTTTGTTATAGGGTTCAGCGTAGCCAGCTGTTAAACACACAGAGTGTCAATACAACATATCAACGCTTGTACAccattaaaggtacagttcacccaaaaatgaaaattctgtcatcatttactcaccctcttgtcatttcaaacatgtatgacttttttcttccgcagaacacaaatgaagatattttgaagaatgttattaaccggcattgacttgcattggttttgtgtccatacaatacatttgaatgggtgccagccctgttaggttaccaactttctttacaatattttcttttgtgttctgcggaagaatgTCATaactgtttgaaatgacaagagggtgagtaaatgattacagaactTTCAATTAGAAAAATGATCTTCTGTAAACAAACGCTTTCTTCCAAACATGTAAAGTTTATAGCATGAATGAGAAACAACATCTGACTAACCTTCTTCCACTGTGGGATGAGGAGGACAAGCATGATCATGACCTTCTCAAACATCATGATGAGGATATAGAGTGCACACTGACCCGTCCAGGCACTGCACTGTACTGGCTCACCTGCAAATTACACagaatacatacatacatcaaACATTCAGTGGATTTTAACATTCATTCTATAATAATAGACTTGGGTTTAATGGAAAGGCAGAAATGGTAAACTAAGAGAGAGCTCATGAAGCTGGTATATTTGATAGCTGTATCCTTCAATGCTTATATCACACAATCGTGTTTGCAAACCAGCTGGTGgattaaagaataaaaatagcTTCCGATTTGTTTTTTCAAtccaaatgattaaaaataaatgtacaaatgtcAGGGTTTTTTATCCCTGTACCATATTCTCCAAAACGCAGAGAGTCCCACTGCCTCCACTCGACCACAGCACTAACAGCCTTCACGCCACCATAGATGACCAACATGCCCAGTGTTGCATCCAACAGGAAGTTGATAAGGTATCTATGGAAACAACATGAGGAACTATGTTACTGGGCACAGCCTATCACAGGTATGTAAATCAGACACGTAACACAATGGGGAAGTACAACAATGTGCGGGGGTAACACTGACaaagacgcacacacactcacagcgAACATGGGTCCTCCTCTGTGAGGTCAGACAGGTAGACATTGGCAAAGTGAATGAACAGCATCCCTATGGCCTGTTTGGAGGTGTCCAAAAACCTGAGAGAGGTGGGGGGGAGGGATCGGTGAGAGGGAGGgagacctggttagaactcacCTTCAGTGAGTTTTCCCCTTAGAAAAAGCAAATGGGCTTTTTAGAGGGCTGCTGAGGTCAGTGAGGTGCAGTGTTGACCGTGCATGTGTTCCAATGAGTTTGTATAGAAGTATATAATGCTTACTAATGAAACAAAATGGCGCTTTACCAGATTCTCCAGGGTCTCCGTTCGTGCTTGGGCTCCCTGAAGCGTTTCACTGAGGAGAAACAGAAGCTTTCAGGTGGTTGAAGTAGAACAGAAGTAATCAATAACGTCTAACACATGGTTACAATGCGGATGCTAAAAAAATGCTCTATGGCCATTAAAAAGggaaacaaaacatgaaaatttGAAAAGGAGAAGAGATAAGAGGAACTGCATAATTATGAGTTTAAAAAACTTCCTACActcacacaaaataaaacctcATGTAACGCAATACAGATGTGTACTGGTCATCATCAATCAATGATGCGTTTATCAGCAGTGCTTTAAAACCGCACTATACTGCATGGCCTACAGACATTAATAAAAAGCTAGTCATTGCAAACCACTTCTACTTTTCTATGAAAACTTGGATAAATGTTGGCCACAACTGTGTATGATAAATCAAACCAATAAATAAAATTCTGGCATGTGGCTctatacaaagacattttatttaaagcagGGTACAAAATGCACAGCAGAGTAAACATAATACACTGCTTGCACTGTTGTTTTTGAGGAGGTGAGAACTGCTGCTTTCTGAGCTGTCGAATCCGCTGGTGCGGCCACCCTGGTTGCCAAACATGACCCAATGGCTCACACAAATAAAGGACAGCCTGTCTGTCACaatgaatgtttgtttgtacaGCTATTAACTATGTGCCTCTGAACACCGTCTACTACAATTGCAGCTTACATAACCAGTGAGGGAAGaggtgaaatagatttttgaaCATCTCACAAGACATAAACCTAAAATAACTTTCACTTTCAACTTTGTTTTAGAGTCTTCTTGCGTACCCAGTATTTAAATGAGTGTTCTGTGTTCAATACAAAAATCTGTGCCATTGGCATGCATTAGTTTCGCTTTAAtatgtgaaaacaaacaaaaacagctctTACAGTATTTCCATTatgctgtaaaaaaaagtgaagcTTTTCAGTAAGCTATAATTTAAAgcggagtaaaaagtatgatagaTGCTTTTTAATGCACTTCACTAAATAAAAACT
This portion of the Triplophysa rosa linkage group LG20, Trosa_1v2, whole genome shotgun sequence genome encodes:
- the stimate gene encoding store-operated calcium entry regulator STIMATE; this translates as MAAVGVSVLSRGHLPPTNNSSPTDADTRGCSNGDFMDSFGIFLQGLLGVVAFSTLMLKRFREPKHERRPWRIWFLDTSKQAIGMLFIHFANVYLSDLTEEDPCSLYLINFLLDATLGMLVIYGGVKAVSAVVEWRQWDSLRFGEYGEPVQCSAWTGQCALYILIMMFEKVMIMLVLLIPQWKKLATLNPITNPHLELAIVMLIVPFFVNALMFWVVDNFLMKKGRTKAKLEEREAEDDPRGNSKVRYRRALSHDDSESEILFSADDEMEDSDGDDDVRRITGLKSVKKKKHRLGIPV